The nucleotide sequence GCTGGGGCACCCGGCGCGCATCCGGGTCCTGGAACTCCTGAGTGAGCGAGAGTACGCGGTCGCGGAGATGCTGCCCCTGGTGGGGATCGAGCCGGCACATCTGTCGCAGCAGCTCGCGGTGCTGCGCCGGGCGAGCCTGGTGGTGACCCGCAAGGAAGGCTCGGCCGTCTACTACTCCCTCACCAGTCCGCACGTGGCGGAGTTGCTGCGGGTGGCGCGCACCATCCTGTCCGGCGTACTGGCCGGACAGGCCGAACTGCTCGCCGATCTACGGACCGCCCAGGCGGAGGCGGAACCGCCGTCCTAGCGACGGCCTCCGACGGGTGGCCGCGTCCTGAGAGTTGGACAGCGCTCTGCGGTACGGGAGGCGGCCACCTTCCCGACGGGCAGCGTGAAGCCCGCGATCCGCCTCCGCGCGAGAAACAGCCATCAGTTCCGTCGCTACGGCCTGCGGCCGTGGATCCCGAGCAGAGCTACAAACAGGTCAAGGACGAACTCGGCCGGGCCGACTTCCAGGTCCGCTCCGACCGGGCCATCCGCCGCCACCAGACCCTGGTCAACCGCGCCTTCTCCCTCTGCTGTGACCAGTGGTTCGCCCCCCGATGGTGGCGAGCCTGGACGGACAAA is from Streptomyces sp. NBC_01314 and encodes:
- a CDS encoding ArsR/SmtB family transcription factor: MSTPLYQLKAEFFKTLGHPARIRVLELLSEREYAVAEMLPLVGIEPAHLSQQLAVLRRASLVVTRKEGSAVYYSLTSPHVAELLRVARTILSGVLAGQAELLADLRTAQAEAEPPS